The following are encoded in a window of Scleropages formosus chromosome 7, fSclFor1.1, whole genome shotgun sequence genomic DNA:
- the LOC108937481 gene encoding junctophilin-1-like yields MTGGRFDFDDGGSYCGGWEDGKAHGYGVCTGPKGQGEYAGSWSNGFEVVGVYTWPSGNTYQGHWAHGKRHGLGVESKGKWTYRGEWSHGFKGRYGVRQCVNSPARYDGTWSNGLQDGYGVETYGDGGTYQGQWMGGMRHGYGVRQSVPYGMATVIRSPLRTSLGSLRSEQSNGNVFQDMTADSSTGGRGGFVLNVHSDSEVGGKKKGLFRRGSLFGSLKQLRKSESRSSISSKRSSARSDGTMSRISSSDGNSSVSYSEGPEEEPHTEDNVDATTTESYMGEWKNDKRNGFGISERSNGMKYEGEWLNNRRHGYGCTLFPDGTKEEGKYKNNVLVRGIRKQLIPLKNHKTKEKVDRAVEGAKRAAAVARTKVEIAASRTTHARAKATAADQAAEAASQDSLLARTLARELSPSFHQPGPDYIKQRFSETEEIKEVPKEKPKDKSPSGSPHFYRKGTTPSHSPSHTPSHSPPSSPHSHKKKAHHSKLSRENNPPSAPQRADRSSTKAASQPTFERQNFPPPSIPRRAEVAPANSSGNGQVLSQYHSYRVKAVVKIPPEEPEEPEDKGPMSQSSLARMPPAPPRQFQTPTPKPMMAKSLPQESKSEPKLKKQESLKAKSLAETKRSSMETQSETAELETGPNSILVALVMLINVGLAIIFVHFLT; encoded by the exons ATGACGGGCGGGCGGTTCGACTTCGACGACGGCGGCTCGTACTGCGGCGGCTGGGAGGACGGGAAAGCGCACGGCTACGGCGTGTGCACGGGCCCCAAGGGGCAGGGCGAGTACGCGGGCTCCTGGTCGAACGGCTTTGAGGTGGTGGGGGTGTACACCTGGCCCAGCGGGAACACCTACCAGGGCCACTGGGCGCACGGCAAGCGCCACGGCCTCGGGGTCGAGAGCAAGGGCAAGTGGACCTACCGCGGGGAGTGGAGCCACGGCTTCAAGGGCCGGTACGGAGTGCGACAGTGTGTCAACAGCCCCGCGAGGTACGACGGGACGTGGAGCAATGGTCTGCAGGATGGATATGGGGTTGAAACCTATGGAGATGGGG GTACATACCAGGGTCAGTGGATGGGAGGCATGCGCCATGGTTACGGCGTTCGTCAGAGCGTTCCCTATGGGATGGCCACAGTCATCCGCTCACCACTCCGCACCTCCCTGGGTTCCCTGCGCAGTGAGCAGAGTAACGGCAATGTGTTTCAGGACATGACGGCAGACAGCTCCACCGGAGGCAGGGGTGGCTTTGTTCTCAATGTTCACAGTGACAGCGAAGTTGGAGGCAAGAAGAAAGGTCTCTTCCGCAGGGGGTCATTGTTCGGCAGCCTCAAGCAGTTGCGCAAGTCTGAGTCTCGCTCTTCCATATCAAGCAAGCGCAGCTCAGCCCGTAGTGATGGCACTATGAGCCGCATCAGCTCTAGCGACGGCAACTCGTCCGTCAGCTACAGCGAGGGGCCTGAGGAAGAGCCACACACAGAAGATAACGTAGATGCGACCACCACTGAGTCCTACATGGGCGAGTGGAAGAACGACAAGCGCAATGGCTTCGGCATCAGTGAGCGCTCTAATGGCATGAAGTACGAGGGCGAGTGGCTGAACAATCGTCGTCATGGTTATGGCTGTACACTGTTTCCCGATGGCACCAAGGAGGAGGGCAAgtacaaaaacaatgttttggtGCGTGGAATCAGAAAGCAATTGATTCCACTAAAAAACCACAAAACCAAAGAGAAAGTGGATCGCGCTGTTGAAGGGGCAAAGCGAGCAGCTGCTGTAGCAagaactaaagtggaaatagcAGCTTCAAG AACCACCCATGCAAGGGCCAAGGCAACCGCAGCGGATCAGGCAGCTGAGGCAGCAAGCCAGGATTCCCTCCTCGCCAGAACCTTGGCTAGGGAGCTGTCCCCGAGCTTCCACCAGCCAG GACCTGATTATATCAAGCAAAGGTTCAGTGAGACTGAAGAAATAAAGGAAGTCCCTAAAGAAAAGCCAAAGGATAAATCCCCGTCAGGAAGTCCTCACTTCTACCGGAAAGGCACAACCCCCAGCCACTCGCCAAGCCACACGCCCAGCCACAGCCCTCCATCTTCACCACATAGCCACAAGAAGAAAGCTCACCATAGCAAGCTGAGCAGGGAAAACAACCCACCCAGTGCCCCCCAGAGGGCAGACAGGAGTTCCACCAAAGCAGCATCGCAGCCAACATTTGAGAGGCAGAACTTCCCTCCTCCCAGCATACCTAGGAGAGCAGAAGTAGCACCAgcaaacagctcaggaaatggTCAAGTCCTCAGTCAGTATCACAGCTACCGCGTGAAGGCTGTGGTGAAGATCCCACCAGAGGAGCCAGAGGAACCGGAAGACAAAGGCCCGATGAGCCAGTCTAGCCTCGCAAGGATGCCCCCAGCCCCCCCTCGGCAGTTCCAAACACCTACTCCAAAACCCATGATGGCTAAGTCACTCCCCCAGGAAAGTAAATCAGAACCAaagctgaagaagcaggagTCACTGAAGGCAAAGAGTCTGGCGGAAACCAAGAGGAGCAGCATGGAAACCCAGAGCGAGACTGCAGAGCTGGAGACA ggtCCAAACTCCATTTTGGTTGCCCTTGTGATGTTGATAAATGTTGGTCTGGCGATTATTTTTGTTCACTTCCTAACTTGA
- the crispld1b gene encoding cysteine-rich secretory protein LCCL domain-containing 1b: MKTVSQNWLSVMALLLSQSAVALVIHNATLLEVLLEKYTAPGGEGEAARPRGRRAISESDMKLILDLHNKLRGQVYPPASNMEYMVWDTELERSAEAWAHACRWEHGPANLMRHIGQNLGAHWGRDRPPTFHVQAWYDEVRYYSYPYPQECNSYCPFRCSGPVCTHYTQMVWASSNRIGCAINVCYNMNVWGMIWAKAVYLVCNYSPPGNWWGHAPYQHGQPCSACPPSYGGGCRDNLCFKDAADQRPPEEREESNYVESEDLRASLPSDKMPPGAASPSQGQGGEQILNTQQMSQQVSCETKLRDQCKGTTCNRYECPAGCLHSKANVIGSGFYDMQSSICRAALHSGVIDNYGGWLDVTRKGRKSGFTASKTNEVQTLAKSQSANAFIVSKVPVKAITCETTVEQFCPFEKPVRHCPRLYCPRYCLQETPWDSRVIGTKFYSDKSSICRAAIHAGVLQNDSGGYLDVMPVDGRRRYVGSFRNGVSSDSQQNPPGGNAFRVFMVI; the protein is encoded by the exons ATGAAGACTGTGTCCCAGAATTGGCTTAGTGTTATGGCCCTTCTTCTCTCCCAGAGTGCTGTGGCTTTGGTCATCCACAATGCCACACTGCTGGAGGTGCTACTGGAGAAATACACGGCCCCGGGCGGGGAGGGAGAGGCGGCTAGACCCAGGGGTCGAAGGGCTATCTCAGAGAGTGACATGAAACTGATTCTTGATCTGCACAACAAACTCAGGGGGCAGGTTTACCCACCAGCCTCTAACATGGAGTACATG GTCTGGGACACAGAGCTGGAGCGGAGTGCAGAGGCTTGGGCTCACGCATGTCGCTGGGAACACGGCCCAGCTAACCTCATGCGCCACATTGGACAGAACCTCGGGGCTCACTGGGGAAG agACCGCCCTCCTACATTCCATGTTCAAGCTTGGTATGATGAAGTGAGATACTACTCGTACCCATATCCTCAAGAGTGCAACTCTTACTGTCCTTTCCGTTGTTCAGGACCCGTCTGCACCCACTATACACAG ATGGTATGGGCCAGCAGCAACCGGATTGGATGTGCCATCAACGTATGCTACAACATGAATGTCTGGGGCATGATCTGGGCTAAAGCCGTGTACCTAGTTTGCAACTATTCACCTCC GGGTAACTGGTGGGGACATGCTCCTTACCAACATGGACAACCATGCTCAGCCTGCCCTCCAAGTTATGGTGGGGGGTGTAGAGACAACCTCTGCTTCAAAG ATGCTGCAGACCAACGTCCCCCTGAAGAAAGAGAGGAAAGCAACTATGTTGAGTCTGAGGATCTTAGAGCCTCTCTCCCTTCAGACAAAATGCCCCCAGGAGCAGCATCACCCTCACAGGGCCAGGGGGGAGAGCAAATTCTGAACACACAACAAATGT CTCAACAGGTTTCATGTGAGACAAAGTTGCGGGACCAGTGTAAAGGCACAACATGCAATCG GTATGAGTGTCCAGCTGGTTGTCTCCACAGCAAAGCCAATGTGATAGGAAGTGGGTTCTATGACATG CAATCAAGTATCTGCAGAGCTGCTCTGCATTCAGGAGTTATAGACAACTATGGGGGGTGGCTGGATGTTACCAGAAAAGGGCGGAAGAGTGGCTTCACAGCCTCTAAGACAAATGAAGTACAGACGCTGGC CAAAAGCCAAAGTGCAAATGCCTTCATCGTTTCAAAAGTGCCAG taaaagccATTACATGCGAGACTACAGTTGAACAGTTCTGTCCTTTCGAAAAGCCGGTCAGACACTGTCCAAG GTTGTACTGCCCACGATACTGCCTGCAGGAGACTCCTTGGGACTCACGGGTCATTGGAACAAAGTTCTACTCAGAT AAGTCCAGTATTTGCCGAGCTGCCATCCATGCCGGTGTCCTTCAGAATGACTCAGGAGGCTACCTTGACGTCATGCCTGTTGATGGGAGGAGGCGCTACGTAGGATCTTTCCGGAACGGAGTTTCCTCAGATAG CCAGCAAAATCCTCCAGGGGGCAATGCCTTCAGAGTGTTCATGGTCATTTGA